A single genomic interval of Monodelphis domestica isolate mMonDom1 chromosome X, mMonDom1.pri, whole genome shotgun sequence harbors:
- the LOC100022919 gene encoding mortality factor 4-like protein 1, whose amino-acid sequence MAPKKDKRKCPRKPRFQEGDRVLCFHGPFLYKAECMKVSVKYRKVKYQVRYFGVKERNALKLKVVEHLSQVESPDACQPGTSNDKDSAVALPAAGSDAGVAFKKRPVPQADWEDEWLPQSKLLKYNQANLRKLRELNRKQAQPATGTVTRSSPREKAPPTQRKTARASTLRIQNAKNNAKKAPPVGVAQTTTSKTGRKRGRPPGSKSKGKTSVAGKRKAPPNSAVAADSDSDGELNRRFLRNPQSRVRIPEVLKPLLMDDWDLIVKQNQLFRLPAKKTVASILEDYEQSEKAVENADEKWLQDVSEVVSGIKAYFNVMLGSQLLYKFERPQYAEILATQPGVSMCHIYGAPHLLRLFVKFEEMLTHTPLEEPSLALLLQHLHSFLGYLEKKFSDLFNFNEYEVAAPEYFRKAF is encoded by the coding sequence ATGGCGCCCAAGAAGGATAAGAGAAAGTGCCCCAGGAAGCCCAGATTCCAAGAAGGTGATCGTGTGTTATGTTTCCATGGGCCTTTTCTGTACAAAGCTGAATGTATGAAGGTATCGGTAAAATACCGCAAGGTCAAATATCAGGTCCGTTACTTTGGGGTTAAAGAACGGAATGCTCTGAAGCTCAAGGTGGTTGAGCATCTTTCCCAGGTTGAGAGCCCCGATGCTTGCCAGCCAGGCACCAGTAATGACAAGGATAGTGCAGTAGCACTTCCTGCCGCTGGCAGTGATGCAGGTGTGGCCTTTAAAAAGCGCCCCGTCCCCCAAGCTGACTGGGAGGATGAATGGCTTCCCCAGAGTAAATTACTCAAATACAACCAGGCCAATCTTAGGAAATTGCGGGAGCTTAACCGCAAGCAGGCTCAGCCTGCCACAGGGACTGTGACAAGGTCCTCTCCTAGAGAAAAGGCTCCTCCTACTCAGAGGAAAACTGCTAGAGCCTCAACCCTAAGAATACAAAATGCcaaaaataatgcaaagaaagCTCCTCCTGTAGGAGTGGCCCAAACTACCACTAGTAAGACTGGCCGTAAAAGGGGACGGCCACCGGGAAGTAAGAGTAAGGGCAAGACCTCTGTGGCAGGGAAAAGAAAGGCTCCCCCCAATTCTGCTGTTGCTGCTGATAGTGACAGTGACGGTGAACTGAATCGCAGATTCCTGCGCAACCCGCAAAGCAGAGTGCGTATTCCTGAGGTACTGAAGCCGTTGCTGATGGATGACTGGGACTTGATTGTTAAGCAAAACCAACTGTTCCGTCTCCCCGCGAAGAAGACCGTGGCATCAATTCTGGAGGACTATGAACAGTCTGAGAAAGCCGTTGAAAATGCCGATGAAAAGTGGTTGCAGGATGTTAGCGAAGTGGTGTCAGGGATCAAAGCTTATTTCAATGTTATGTTGGGCTCTCAACTGCTGTACAAATTTGAGAGACCCCAGTATGCTGAAATCCTGGCTACTCAGCCTGGTGTTTCCATGTGTCATATTTACGGAGCACCACACCTCTTGAGATTATTTGTGAAATTTGAGGAGATGTTGACCCATACGCCTCTTGAGGAGCCAAGCTTGGCTTTATTGCTGCAGCATTTGCATAGTTTCTTGGGTTACTTAGAAAAGAAATTTTCTGATTTGTTCAACTTCAATGAATATGAAGTTGCGGCTCCTGAGTATTTCCGCAAAGCTTTTTAG